The Salmo salar chromosome ssa06, Ssal_v3.1, whole genome shotgun sequence genome window below encodes:
- the LOC106606426 gene encoding transcription factor Sox-9-A isoform X1, translating to MNLLDPFLKMTDEQEKCFSDAPSPSMSDDSVGSPCPSGSGSDTENTRPSDNHLLLGPDGVLGEFKKADQDKFPVCIRDAVSQVLKGYDWTLVPMPVRVNGSSKNKPHVKRPMNAFMVWAQAARRKLADQYPHLHNAELSKTLGKLWRLLNEGEKRPFVEEAERLRVQHKKDHPDYKYQPRRRKSVKNGQSEPEDGEQTHISSGDIFKALQQADSPASSMGEVHSPGEHSAGQSQGPPTPPTTPKTDLAAGKADLKREGRPLQEGTGRQLNIDFRDVDIGELSSDVISNIEAFDVNEFDQYLPPHGHPGMPGVNGAQTGYTSSYRGISASSIGQVGAGGHGWMSKQQQQHSISALSGGGGIGGEQGQSQGRTTHIKTEQLSPSHYSEQQSSPPQHVTYGSFNLQHYSASSYPSITRAQYDYSDHQGGANSYYSHAGAQGSGLYSFSSYMSPSQRPMYTPIADPTGVPSVPTQTHSPQHWEQQPVYTQLSRP from the exons ATGAATCTACTCGACCCCTTCCTGAAGATGACAGACGAACAGGAGAAGTGTTTCTCTGACGCTCCAAGCCCCAGCATGTCTGACGATTCGGTCGGCTCGCCGTGCCCGTCCGGCTCCGGTTCCGACACCGAGAATACCAGGCCGTCCGATAATCATCTCTTACTGGGTCCAGATGGCGTGCTCGGCGAATTCAAGAAGGCTGACCAAGACAAGTTCCCAGTATGTATCAGAGATGCGGTGTCTCAGGTGCTGAAGGGTTACGACTGGACCTTGGTGCCCATGCCCGTCCGAGTGAACGGCTCCAGCAAAAACAAGCCCCATGTCAAGAGACCCATGAACGCTTTCATGGTGTGGGCTCAAGCCGCCCGGAGGAAACTGGCGGACCAGTACCCACATCTCCACAATGCAGAACTCAGCAAAACCCTCGGGAAACTCTGGAG ATTACTCAACGAAGGCGAGAAGCGTCCGTTCGTAGAGGAGGCTGAACGCTTGAGGGTGCAACACAAGAAAGATCACCCCGACTACAAGTACCAGCCCAGAAGGAGAAAATCCGTGAAGAACGGGCAGAGCGAGCCAGAGGACGGCGAGCAAACCCACATCTCTTCCGGTGACATCTTTAAAGCTCTCCAGCAAGCCGACTCACCCGCGTCCAGCATGGGCGAAGTGCATTCTCCCGGTGAACATTCAG CAGGCCAGTCCCAGGGCCCACCTACACCACCGACCACCCCCAAAACAGACCTGGCTGCGGGCAAGGCCGACCTGAAGCGTGAGGGCCGCCCCCTGCAAGAGGGCACGGGCCGCCAGCTCAACATCGACTTCCGGGACGTGGATATCGGCGAGCTGAGCAGCGACGTCATCTCCAACATCGAGGCCTTCGATGTCAATGAGTTCGACCAGTACCTGCCACCCCACGGGCACCCCGGCATGCCTGGCGTCAACGGCGCCCAGACGGGCTACACGAGCAGCTACCGCGGCATCAGCGCCAGCTCCATTGGCCAGGTGGGTGCTGGAGGACATGGCTGGATgtccaagcagcagcagcagcactccaTCTCCGCCCtgagtggaggtggaggtatTGGGGGAGAGCAAGGCCAGAGCCAGGGGAGAACCACTCACATCAAGACGGAGCAGCTGAGCCCCAGCCACTACAGTGAGCAGCAGAGCTCCCCTCCCCAGCATGTCACCTATGGTTCATTCAACCTGCAGCACTACAGCGCCTCATCCTACCCCTCCATTACCCGCGCCCAGTATGACTATTCTGATCACCAGGGCGGCGCCAACTCTTATTATAGCCATGCAGGTGCCCAAGGCTCAGGGCTCTATTCCTTCAGCAGCTATATGAGCCCCAGCCAGAGGCCCATGTATACCCCCATCGCCGACCCCACCGGAGTGCCCTCGGTGCCCACCCAGACCCACAGTCCACAGCACTGGGAGCAGCAGCCTGTCTACACCCAGCTCTCCAGGCCCTGA
- the LOC106606426 gene encoding transcription factor Sox-9-A isoform X2 produces MNLLDPFLKMTDEQEKCFSDAPSPSMSDDSVGSPCPSGSGSDTENTRPSDNHLLLGPDGVLGEFKKADQDKFPVCIRDAVSQVLKGYDWTLVPMPVRVNGSSKNKPHVKRPMNAFMVWAQAARRKLADQYPHLHNAELSKTLGKLWRLLNEGEKRPFVEEAERLRVQHKKDHPDYKYQPRRRKSVKNGQSEPEDGEQTHISSGDIFKALQQADSPASSMGEVHSPGEHSGQSQGPPTPPTTPKTDLAAGKADLKREGRPLQEGTGRQLNIDFRDVDIGELSSDVISNIEAFDVNEFDQYLPPHGHPGMPGVNGAQTGYTSSYRGISASSIGQVGAGGHGWMSKQQQQHSISALSGGGGIGGEQGQSQGRTTHIKTEQLSPSHYSEQQSSPPQHVTYGSFNLQHYSASSYPSITRAQYDYSDHQGGANSYYSHAGAQGSGLYSFSSYMSPSQRPMYTPIADPTGVPSVPTQTHSPQHWEQQPVYTQLSRP; encoded by the exons ATGAATCTACTCGACCCCTTCCTGAAGATGACAGACGAACAGGAGAAGTGTTTCTCTGACGCTCCAAGCCCCAGCATGTCTGACGATTCGGTCGGCTCGCCGTGCCCGTCCGGCTCCGGTTCCGACACCGAGAATACCAGGCCGTCCGATAATCATCTCTTACTGGGTCCAGATGGCGTGCTCGGCGAATTCAAGAAGGCTGACCAAGACAAGTTCCCAGTATGTATCAGAGATGCGGTGTCTCAGGTGCTGAAGGGTTACGACTGGACCTTGGTGCCCATGCCCGTCCGAGTGAACGGCTCCAGCAAAAACAAGCCCCATGTCAAGAGACCCATGAACGCTTTCATGGTGTGGGCTCAAGCCGCCCGGAGGAAACTGGCGGACCAGTACCCACATCTCCACAATGCAGAACTCAGCAAAACCCTCGGGAAACTCTGGAG ATTACTCAACGAAGGCGAGAAGCGTCCGTTCGTAGAGGAGGCTGAACGCTTGAGGGTGCAACACAAGAAAGATCACCCCGACTACAAGTACCAGCCCAGAAGGAGAAAATCCGTGAAGAACGGGCAGAGCGAGCCAGAGGACGGCGAGCAAACCCACATCTCTTCCGGTGACATCTTTAAAGCTCTCCAGCAAGCCGACTCACCCGCGTCCAGCATGGGCGAAGTGCATTCTCCCGGTGAACATTCAG GCCAGTCCCAGGGCCCACCTACACCACCGACCACCCCCAAAACAGACCTGGCTGCGGGCAAGGCCGACCTGAAGCGTGAGGGCCGCCCCCTGCAAGAGGGCACGGGCCGCCAGCTCAACATCGACTTCCGGGACGTGGATATCGGCGAGCTGAGCAGCGACGTCATCTCCAACATCGAGGCCTTCGATGTCAATGAGTTCGACCAGTACCTGCCACCCCACGGGCACCCCGGCATGCCTGGCGTCAACGGCGCCCAGACGGGCTACACGAGCAGCTACCGCGGCATCAGCGCCAGCTCCATTGGCCAGGTGGGTGCTGGAGGACATGGCTGGATgtccaagcagcagcagcagcactccaTCTCCGCCCtgagtggaggtggaggtatTGGGGGAGAGCAAGGCCAGAGCCAGGGGAGAACCACTCACATCAAGACGGAGCAGCTGAGCCCCAGCCACTACAGTGAGCAGCAGAGCTCCCCTCCCCAGCATGTCACCTATGGTTCATTCAACCTGCAGCACTACAGCGCCTCATCCTACCCCTCCATTACCCGCGCCCAGTATGACTATTCTGATCACCAGGGCGGCGCCAACTCTTATTATAGCCATGCAGGTGCCCAAGGCTCAGGGCTCTATTCCTTCAGCAGCTATATGAGCCCCAGCCAGAGGCCCATGTATACCCCCATCGCCGACCCCACCGGAGTGCCCTCGGTGCCCACCCAGACCCACAGTCCACAGCACTGGGAGCAGCAGCCTGTCTACACCCAGCTCTCCAGGCCCTGA